A region from the Lolium perenne isolate Kyuss_39 chromosome 4, Kyuss_2.0, whole genome shotgun sequence genome encodes:
- the LOC139839352 gene encoding uncharacterized mitochondrial protein AtMg00860-like codes for MPFGLTNAPATFQCLMNSIFADYTRKFVIIFLDDILVYSASLQEHEIHLRLVLARLRQHQLYAKASKCSFVQDRIEYLGHVISKDGVSTDAEKTKAMQAWPVPTSATELRGFLGLTGYYRKFVPRYGIIAKPLTQLLTKKGFLWSTSAQQAFDQLKDAMVNTPVLALPNFSRPFSIETDACDTGIGAVLVQDGHPIAYFSKALGVRNQKLSTYEKEFLAVMMAVDK; via the coding sequence ATGCCGTTCGGTCTGACGAACGCGCCAGCTACTTTCCAGTGCCTCATGAACTCTATTTTCGCGGACTATACTCGTAAGTTCGTCATCATTTTCCTCGATGATATTTTGGTCTATAGTGCGTCCTTGCAGGAACATGAAATTCATCTGCGTTTGGTCCTTGCCCGTTTGCGCCAACATCAATTATATGCCAAGGCTTCAAAGTGCTCGTTTGTGCAAGACCGTATTGAGTATTTGGGGCACGTCATCTCCAAGGACGGTGTTTCCACAGATGCGGAGAAGACAAAAGCGATGCAAGCATGGCCGGTACCTACATCGGCCACTGAACTCCGTGGATTCCTTGGTTTAACCGGGTATTACCGCAAGTTCGTGCCGCGCTACGGTATCATTGCAAAGCCGTTGACACAGTTATTGACAAAGAAGGGTTTTCTGTGGTCAACATCAGCACAACAGGCATTTGATCAGCTCAAGGACGCCATGGTCAACACGCCGGTCCTGGCTCTGCCCAATTTCAGTCGTCCCTTCTCCATTGAAACTGACGCCTGTGACACGGGCATTGGTGCTGTGCTAGTTCAAGATGGCCATCCAATTGCGTACTTTAGTAAGGCATTGGGTGTGCGCAATCAAAAACTCTCGACATATGAGAAGGAGTTTTTGGCAGTGATGATGGCGGTGGACAAGTAG